The sequence below is a genomic window from Brevibacillus agri.
GACGGCCGCGGATTGACTTCATCCGGCTTGGGCGTATCCACTGGCAAAACACCGACCAGCAGATTGTCCTTGTACGCGAGCACCTTGATATCGACTACGCCCGGCACCTTCTCCGCATGCCGCTCCAGATAGGCGACGAGGTGCGGCTCGCGGTTATGAACCATTTTTTGGCTAATCATCGCTGCGGGTCCTTTGTCCATCCCGACCTTGTCATTGCGATAGTTGATGCCGTACGCTTCGAATTTGGCCTGGTTTCCGTTGCGATCTTCGGTGCCTTGTTCTTTGTTTGGCGAGCAGCCCGTCAACAGACCGGCAAGCAGAATGGACGCGTATAGGCCAAAACCAATTCGCTTCAACAAAAAACACCTCCTTGCGCATAGTTTGTGCGCGGGAGGTGTTCTTACTCAGGAAGTGGCTGGCTTAGTTTGCACTTTGCAATTCGCCTTCAAACGTATCCTGTTTACCGTCCAATTCTGCCTTCACGGTGAAATTGCGAATGCCATCGTGTGTAGTTTGATAAAACTCAAATGTTCCGTCTGATTTCACATCAACAGAATAGGAAGTTCCTTCCAAATCGACGATAACCGTTGCTTTAGGGTCTACCTTACCTGCTACTTTGTATATCCCCATTGGCGAGAAAGTAAAAAATTGGCCTACGACGCTCTCCTTGTCGATCAGACTCACCGTATCCTGCTTTTTGCCCTCTTCCGTCGGCTTTGTTTGTTCCTGCGGCTTTTCTTCTGTCCCATTTGGATTGGCAACAGCCTGATCCGCAATCAAAACCGTTTGCGTAGCCGGGTCCCAATCAACCTTGTAGCTCAGTGCCTCGGCAATAAAGCGCACAGGCACGACGGTGCGCTGGTTGACGATTTGCGCAGGCACGTCCAGATTGATGGTTTGTCCATTTTTCTTGGCAATTTTTTGCGTGACGACCAGGCGGATGTTGTCGTTGCCTTTGTCGATCGTTACGGTTCTCGTTTTCTCGTTCCAGTCGACTTTAAAGCCCAACGTTTCCGCGATGGGACGAATCGGTACCAGTGTCCGGCTGTCGCGGATCAAAGGCTTTTGATCGGGGAATACAATCGCTTTTTTATTGTACTCCACCTTGACGGCAGTCTGCGCAGGGGCAGGAGCTGCCGCGGCAGAAAATGTTGCCATAGGCACCAGGGCAATTGCCAGCACGAATGATGCGAGTTTTTTCAGCAAAATGTCCACTCCGTTTCCAATAAGATTCACACGATTCTTAATCTACTATAGGCTTGGAGCGGTTTCAAGCCATTCCTGCAAATAGCCTACCAAGATCGTACTGTCATTGTAGAAGGAAGTAACCCGATTGGACAAGCAGAAACCAACTGGAAATCGTCAATAAATACGATATTCCTCTATCTTTAGACCTAATTTCAAATTGTTACAAAAATACAACCATACTCCTGACAAAAACCGTTACAATGAACAAGAAACGACTGTATTTTTCTTCGAAAGAGGCAATGATGATGAAAAAGTTTATTCCTTTTCTTATCCTGGCACTGATCTTGACCATGATTCCCCCCGGAGGCAGCTCCGCCAACACCGCTGCCGTTCAATTGGGAAGCGATGTACTGTTCGACCGATTCCATTATTTGATCGAAGGAAAAAAAGTCGGGCTGATTACGAACCAAACCGGCGTCAACAGCCAGGGAATGAGCACCATCGACCTTTTGCGTCGTGACCGCTCCGTTACCCTCACAGCTTTGTTCGCTCCCGAGTACGGTTTGGATGGCAAGGCACAGGTGGGGAACCAGCCGGAGATCTTCCTCCATCCGGTTTACGGCATTCCGGTCTACGGCTTGTACGGCTCGACCCGCCAGCCGACAGCGGAAATGCTGGAGCATTTTGACACCCTTCTCGTCGATCTGCAAGACATTGGCTCCCGGACGTACACCTACATATCGACGCTGAAATACGCCATGACGGCGGCAAAGGAGCAGGGAAAGCAAGTCATCGTGCTCGACCGGCCCAACCCGCTCGGCGGCACCATCGTGGAAGGACCCGTGTTGGAAAAGCCGTATGAGTCCTTTATCGGCGTCGACGAGCTGCCTTTGGCCCACGGAATGACCATCGGCGAGATTGCCTTGTTTTTCAACCGTTCCATTGGCGCGGATCTGTACGTCGTCCCGATGCAAGGCTACACCCGCACCATGCTCTATCAGGAGACCGGGCTGAGCTGGGTTCCGGGCTCCCCGCATTTGCCTGACCTCGCTTCTGTCTACGGTTACATGGCGACAGGACTCGGCGAAGGCACCCCTGTTACCCAGGCAGACCATTTTACTTGGGTTGGCGCAGAAGGCATCGATTCCGTGAAATACGCCGATCTCATGAACGGCAGCCTGTTGCCTGGCGTGATTTTTCTCCCGGAGAAAAAGGAGAAAGCGGGCGGCGTCCGGCTGCACATTTACGATCCGCGCAGCTTCAATCCTGTGAAAACCGGGATGTACGCCCTTGCCTATGCGCGACAGCTCCAGCCGTTTCCCGTACCGCTTGGCACTGACAAGGAAAAGACGCTGTTCGAGCATGTGATGGGCACAAGCAAGATCGGCCCACTGCTTGCGCAAGGCAAAAGCCCGCAAGAAATCGTTGACTCTTATGCAGAAGCCTTGGGCAAATTTACGGAGCTGCGTAAAAGCTTTTTAATCTATGGCGATGCCCCGTTCATTCCGACTGAGGCGATCCACAGCCAGCCTGGGGCAACACTGCCGCCTGGTACAACCGCTCCGGCTCCTGAGCCTGGGACGGTTCAGCCGCCCGGCACGACGGCTCCGGTTCCGCAGCCTGGAATGGCTCAGCCGCCCGGTACAACGGCCCCATCTCCGCAGCCTGGAACGGCTCAGCCGCCCGGTACAATGGCTCCGGCTCCGCAGCCTGGGACTTCTCAACCGCCTGGCACGATTACTCCGGCTCCGAAACCTGGAACTGCTCAGCCTCCGGGTACGACGGCTCCCAGTCCGAAGCCTGGAACTGCTCAACCGCCCGGCACGACGGCTCCGGCTCCGAAACCGGGAACTGCCCAGCCGCCTGGCGCGACCGCTCCGGCTCCCAAGCCGCCCGTTGCACCAGCGCCGAAGCCAGGGGAAAAAATCGCGTATTTGACGTTTGACGACGGCCCGTCGCCTGTGACGCCGCACGTACTCGATACACTGAAAAAATACCAGGTGAAAGCTACTTTCTTCATCGTAGGCAGACACGTCCCTGGCAACGAAGCGATTTTGAAGCGGGCGGTCGCGGAAGGCCATGCCATCGGCGGGCATACGTACTCGCACGATTACCAAGTCGTTTACAAAAGCACCGAAGCCTTTTTCGCCGACCTGGAGAAAGGCAATCAGCTCATAGAAAAAGCGATCGGCACCAAGCCTGTTTTGTTCCGCTACCCGGGCGGCAGCACCAACACGGTCAGCCTCAAATACCAGGACCCGAAACGGTACAACAAGCAAAAAACAGTCATGAGTGCCATCAAAGCCGAAGCGAACAAAAAAGGCTACATCTTCATCGACTGGAATGTCACCAACGGCGACGCCCGCAGCAATCAATACACAGCCCAACAGGCGCTCGCCAATATCAAGCAGCAAGTAAAATCGCAAAAAGAGATTGTCGTACTCATGCACGACGCAAGCACCAAAACGCCAACAGCGCAAGCACTTCCGGAAGTCATCACCTTTTTAAAGTCAAAAGGCTACCGCTTCGAAGTCATCAGCCCTGACCGGCCGACTGTCTCCAATGTGAAATAGAACACGGAAAAACCCGCTCGACAAACCGGACGCTTCCGGCCATCGGGCGGGTTTTCTGTTATCGCAGTTAGTCTGTCAGTCTGCCACTATCCCTCTACCCACTTGCCACAGTCAAACCGGACTTTCATTTATCACCATCACCCTGCCCGTCTGCAAACAGGCAACTACGAAGTCGGAAGCGTATCGTACCGCAGACGCAGTTCGCGCTTCAATATTTTCCCGCTAGGGTTGCGCGGCAGCGTGTCGGTGATGAAGACGTACTTCGGTGCCTTGAACGAGGCAAGACGCTCCTTGCAAAACGCGAGCAACTCCTCTGACGTCAATGTCTCGCCAGCCTTCGGCACAACGACCGCTGTCACCGCCTCGATCCAGTACGGGTGCGGAACGCCGATCACCGCCACCTCGGACACTTTCGGATGCTGATAAATCAGCTCCTCCACTTCCCTGCTCGCTACGTTCTCGCCACCCGATTTAATCATGTCCTTTTTCCGATCGACGACCGTAATATACCCTTCCTCATCCATAATCCCCAGGTCACCGCTATGGAACCAGCCTCCCTGGAAGGCAGCCCGCGTCTTTTCCTCGTCGCGGAAATAGCCGATCATGGCATGGCTGGTCCGATGCACGATCTCGCCAATGCAGCCTCTTGGCACCTCGACACCTTCATCATCCACAATCTTCGTCTCCACGTTCAGCGCGGGCTTGCCTGCCGAGCCTGCTTTGCGAATCTGGTCCTTCGGCGACAAAACCGTCGCCAGCGGCGCTACCTCTGTCTGCCCGTAAAAGTTGTAGAACTGTGCGTTCGGCAAGCGTGTCCCCAGCTCCTTCAGCACCTCCACCGGCATGATCGCCGCTCCGTAGTAGCACTTTTGCAGCGAGGACAGGTTGCGGGAGGCAAAATCGGGAGAGCGCAGCAAGGCAATCCAAACTGTTGGCGGGCAAAAAAGCTGTGTCGCCTTATGCGTCTCGACCATCTCCAGCATCAGGCCAGGCGTCGCCTGCTCCAAAATGATGCCCGTGCCCCCGAGATAAATATAGGGACCGAGAAAACAATGCAACTGTGCGCTGTGGAACAACGGGAGCGCGTGGATCGCCACGTCGTCGTGGGACATGTTCCCATCAATAATCGTGCTCACGTACTCGGACAAAATGCTGCCGTGCGTCAGCATGACCCCTTTTGGCCGCGACTCCGTACCGCTCGTGTACAAAATGTGGGCGACATCGTCGTCGGAAAGCTCCTGCTCCGGCTCGTCCGTGCTCGCGTCCTGAATCAACGTGCGAAACGGCACCCACTCCCCTTCCGGCTTCGCGGGTCTGGAGACAAGCGACAGCAGCTTGGGCGAAAGATCGGCCTGTCCAATCGCCTCTTGCGCCACGGCGAGAAACTCCGGTGCCACAAAGCAGGCGCTCACCTCCGCGTGCCCCAAAATAAACGCCACATCGCTCGTATTCAGCATGAAGTTGATTGGCACCATAATCAGTCCCGCTTTGGCCAGCGCGAAGTTGAGAATGACAAAATCCATGGAGTTTCGGGACAGCACCGCCACTCTCTCGCCTTTTTGCAAACCGTTGGCGAGGAAGGTGTGCGCCGCCTGATTGACAAGCTGATCCAGCTCGCTGTATGTAAGAACTTCCTCCTCAAACTGCAAGGCAATCTTGTCCGGGTAACGCATTCGGCTTCTTCGCAGGATGTCACCAAGCGTATTTCTTCTGGCTCGTTGGGCTTCGATCATCGTGATACCTCCCTCATCCTCGTTTCCCTTTTATTATATCTTAATCTTCTATATAATGTTTATTTTCTGATATTTTATCCTAAAAAAAGCGGAAGCCCCCTCTGCATTATTGAAGCTGCCGCAGGCCCCAAGAAACAATCGAGTCCTTGTGTACAGCATATATCATATCGCGCCAAGCTTCGATATTGGTTCTTCTGGATTTTCAGGAAAAAAACGGCTGTCCTGCCCAGCGACCGTCTCGTTGCTGCCAAACCCGCAGCTTGACCTTTTCCTGCTGTAAAAGAAAAAGACCTCTTCTGCAAAAAAGAGATCGCTTCGTCCTGTACATCCTATATCGGCTGCTTGCAAAAAAGATGGCGGAGGGAGCAGGATTCGAACCCGCGTGAGCTTGCACTCTAACGGTTTTCAAGACCGCCCCGTTATGACCACTTCGGTATCCCTCCGCGTTGCTGACTGATTTAACTATAGCATAGCGCCAAGCGCGCTTGCAAGCGCCTCCAGACCGACTGCCGCTGGCTGTCTCAGCGCTTGACCACCACGAGCTTCAGCTCGCTCAGCTCGTCTGTGGCGTATTTGACGCCTTCTCTTCCCAAGCCGCTTTCCTTGACGCCTCCATACGGCATATGATCGGCCCGGAAGGTGGGAATGTCGTTGATGATGACGCCTCCAACCCGCAGCTCATCTGCCGCTTCCAGCGCAGCCCTCAGGTTGTTCGTGTACACGCCTGCCTGCAGACCGTAGCGCGAGTCATTGACCAGGCGGATCGCTTCTTGCAGGGACGCTACCGGGTTGATGAGCACGACAGGCCCAAGCACTTCCTCGCAACAGATTTTGGCCGTATGCGGCACATGGGTCAAAACGGTCGGCAACAGCATCCGCTCCACCACTTCGCCGCCACAGGCAAGCCGTGCTCCCTGTTGCAGCGCCTCGCCAATCCACTCCAGCACACGCTCGGTCTGCCGCGGGTGAATCATTGCGGAAAAGTCAGCGTGCTCATCGAGCGAGTCGCCGCCGCAGAGCGCCTTCGTCTGCGCCACAAAGCGGCTGACAAACTCGTCGTACAGGCCCTCTGCGACGTAAATGCGCTGGACGGACGTGCAGACTTGGCCGGAATAAGCAAATGCGCCAAACAGGCAGCGCGGCACCACCTCGTCCAGTTGCGCGTCGGAATCGACGATGACCGCAGAGTTGGCCCCCAGCTCCAAAATCACTTTTTTCAGGCCAGCGCGGTTGCGAATGTCGATCCCGACCGCCGGGCTTCCCGTAAAGCTCAAGGCGCGAACTCTTGGGTCTGTCACCAGCTTTTCGCCCACGACGGCTGCGCTGCCTGTGACGACGTTCAACGCCCCTGGCGGGAGTCCCGCCTGCTCGGCCAGTTCGGCGAGCAAAAGCGCACTGAGCGGCGTCTGCGAAGCGGGCTTCAGCACCACGGCATTGCCCGCAGCGAGCGCAGGTCCGACCTTGTGCGCAACCAGATTGAGCGGAAACGGGAACGGCGTAATCGCCCCGACGACGCCCAAAGGCTCGCGGACCGTGTACGCCAGGCGACCTTCTCCGCCGATTGCGGCGTCGAGCGGGATCGTTTCTCCGTGCAGCCGTTTGGCTTCTCCCGCTGCAAACCGATACGTTTGCACGGTGCGGATCACTTCCCCCCGCGCCGTCCTGATCGGTTTTCCGGCCTCAAGCGCGACGATCCGGGCCGCCTCCTCCATCCGTTCGTCCAAAAGGAGCGCGATTTTTTCCAGGATAGCCGCCCGCTGGTAAGCAGGCATCCGCCGCATCACCGTCGTCGCTTCCTCGGCTGCCGCGATCGCCCGTTCTACTGCCTGCGCGTCGGCCTGGGGAACATGGGCAATTGCCTGGCCCGTACAAGGTGAATACAACGGAGCATGTTCTGCCATCGGCACCCATTTTCCCCCGATATAACACGCTCTTTTCATCGCCATCTCCTCCGTCCTTCAACGATTGGACTATCGCATCTCATCCTCCAATCATTCTCCAGAGCAGATCGCGCTTCCTTGCGTGGAGGCGAAACTTTTTCATTTTTCGCATAAAAAATCGAACCCTAAGCCGAAAGCTGCCCGCTACCCGCTCTCCTACTTCGCTGGCCCTTCTGCAACGCCGCACCAGTCCAGCATGGTCAGCGCAAAAATCTCCGCGCAGCGGAACACGTCATCCAGCACGATGTACTCGTCCCGGTAGTGCGCGACCTGTGTGACGCCCGGCCCCACGACGATCGCAGGCGTGTCGGCCAGCGCCGTCAGCAAGCCTCCGTCTGTTCCCCATGGCGAAGCTTCCACGATCGCGCGCTCGCCAGTCACTGCCGCGAACTTGTCCTGCAAAATCTCCATGAGCGGATGATCTTGCGCGACATCTCCCGGCACCCAGCGCGCGCCGTACCACTCCAGCTCGACTGGCTGCTCGGCAAACCACGGATCGACCTCGGCCAGACGCTGCAAAGCCGTCTCCATCTCCGCCTTGGCATCGTCCATCTGCTCGCCAGGCGCTACTCCCATCCTGCCTTCCAGCTTGACGAGATCGGCGACGGACGACGGCCATTTTCCGCCTTCGATCACCCCGATATTGATCGGAATCGGGATCGGCAGCTTGGCGTACAGCGGATCGTCCAGGCGATCGTTGCGCTCTTTTTCCAGGCGGCCAATCGCTTGCACGACCAGCATGCTCTTCTCGATGGCGCTCACCCCTTCGTAGCGGGTGCCGCCGTGAGCAGAACGCCCCTTGACGGTCAGTCGGAACCACATCGAGCCTTGCTGTTTCGGGAAAATTTTCATGTTGGTCGGCTCAGGGATGAGCGCGGCATCTGCCTTGTAGCCGCGCAGAATCGTAGCGAGCGTTCCTGCTCCCCCGCTCTCTTCCTCCACGACGCTTTGGTAGATGACGTCCCCCTTCAGCCGCACGCCCAGCTTTTGCAAGACAGAGATCGCGAGCAGCGAGGACAGGTTGCCGCCCTTCATGTCTGTCGCGCCGCGGCCGTACAGCTTGCCATCCGCTACTTTTCCGCTGAACGGATCGTCGCTCCACTGCGCGTAATCGCCAGCGGGAACGACATCGACGTGCCCGTTCAAAATGAGCGAGCGGCCATCGCCTGCGCCCTTCCAGACCCCGACGACGTTCGGACTGCCTTCAAACGTTTGGCGCGGCGACACGAAGTACGGATGCGAAACAAGCTCCTCCCCCGCCATGACCCACAAATCGACGTCCAGACCCATTTTCGCCAACAGCTCGGCGATGCTTTTTTGAATGGACTCCTCCGCTCCTTGCACACTCGGGCTTTGCACCCATTCCTGCAGCAGCTTGACGGAAGCCTCCCGATCTTTTTCCAACTGCTCTCGTATCAGCGCTTGCCAGTTCGCCATGTTCTTCCCCCGTTCTTTTGGAATCGTCTTTGCCTAGCGGAATACGCCCACTTCTCCCTCTACCTTCAGTTCAGCTTCGGTGGCTCCGATCACATCGGCCACGCTGTACGGATACATGACCTCGCGCAAATACAGGCCGTCCGGCTTCACTTCCATCACGGCCATATCGGTAATGATCCAGTCTGCCGCCTTGCTCGCTGTCAGCGGAAGCGAGCATTCGCGCACGATTTTGGAGCGGCCGTTTTTGTCGAGGTGCGTGGTTACGACCATGACCTTTTTCGCTTTTTGCGCCAGCTCCATCGCTCCGCCCATACCCGGCACGCGTTTGCCTGGCACGATCCAGTTGGCGATATCCCCGTTTTGGCTCACTTCGAGGACGCCGAGGATCGTCATGTCCAGCAAGCCGCGGCGAATGATCGCAAAGGCCGTGGCACTGTCAAAAAAAGACGCCCCCGCCGCAAGCGTGACCGGAAAACCGCCCGCATTGCACAGCATGGCGTTTTCCTCTCCTTTGGCCGGGCTCGGTCCGGTACCCAATATGCCGTTTTCCGCGTGAAACATGACGCGTTTGTTAGCAGGGATAAAATCGGCCACCAGCGTAGGAATGCCGATCCCCAAATTGATAATCATGCCGTCCTCGACTTCCATCGCCGCCCTGCGCGCGATTCGCTCGCGGTAGCTCTCGGTCTCTTTTACTTCTCCCACGCCCATTGCCAGTTCACCCCTTCACTTTGCACGATGTAGTTGACGAAGACGCCAGGCGTGACGATTTCTTCCGGGTCCAGCTCGCCTACCTCGACAATCTCGTCCGCTTCCACGATCGTAATATCGCCCGCCATCGCCACGAGCGGATTAAAGTTGCGCGCGCTCGTATCGTACACCAGGTTGCCGAAGCGGTCCGCTTTTTTCGCATGGACGATCGCCACTTCCGCCGTCAGCGGCGTCTCCAGCAGGTACTCTTTTCCGTCCAGCACGACTTTTTGCTTGCCTTTTTCCGCGATCGTGCCAATGCCGACGTCGGAGAGAATCCCGCCCAGACCGACGCCGCCCGCCCGTACACGCTCGGCGAGAATCCCCTGCGGGCAAAACTCGACCTCAAGCTCGCCTGCCGTCATTTGCGCCCCTGCGTTCGGGTTGGAGCCGATGTGAGAGGCAATCACTTTTTTCACGCGTCGTTCTGTCACCAGCTTGCCGATTCCGATGTGCGGAAACGCCGTGTCGTTGCTAATCAGCGTCAAGTCGCGCACACCCAGATCCAAAATGCCCTGGATCAGTGTCGGCGGATTGCCTACCCCGCCAAAGCCGCCCGCGAGCAGCGTCATCCCATCGCGAAAATGGGACAACGCCTCCTGTACGGTCACCACTTTATCAAAACGGTTTG
It includes:
- a CDS encoding sporulation protein — protein: MKRIGFGLYASILLAGLLTGCSPNKEQGTEDRNGNQAKFEAYGINYRNDKVGMDKGPAAMISQKMVHNREPHLVAYLERHAEKVPGVVDIKVLAYKDNLLVGVLPVDTPKPDEVNPRPSIPYTPGKIIRNDNGHTDALQKRVVDRMRSRLQTESRFNLMYVSTNRAIYDRISDLHQRILRGEEVSNEEFQVLLNDIGYTVKGYNLVD
- a CDS encoding copper amine oxidase N-terminal domain-containing protein codes for the protein MDILLKKLASFVLAIALVPMATFSAAAAPAPAQTAVKVEYNKKAIVFPDQKPLIRDSRTLVPIRPIAETLGFKVDWNEKTRTVTIDKGNDNIRLVVTQKIAKKNGQTINLDVPAQIVNQRTVVPVRFIAEALSYKVDWDPATQTVLIADQAVANPNGTEEKPQEQTKPTEEGKKQDTVSLIDKESVVGQFFTFSPMGIYKVAGKVDPKATVIVDLEGTSYSVDVKSDGTFEFYQTTHDGIRNFTVKAELDGKQDTFEGELQSAN
- a CDS encoding exo-beta-N-acetylmuramidase NamZ domain-containing protein, giving the protein MKKFIPFLILALILTMIPPGGSSANTAAVQLGSDVLFDRFHYLIEGKKVGLITNQTGVNSQGMSTIDLLRRDRSVTLTALFAPEYGLDGKAQVGNQPEIFLHPVYGIPVYGLYGSTRQPTAEMLEHFDTLLVDLQDIGSRTYTYISTLKYAMTAAKEQGKQVIVLDRPNPLGGTIVEGPVLEKPYESFIGVDELPLAHGMTIGEIALFFNRSIGADLYVVPMQGYTRTMLYQETGLSWVPGSPHLPDLASVYGYMATGLGEGTPVTQADHFTWVGAEGIDSVKYADLMNGSLLPGVIFLPEKKEKAGGVRLHIYDPRSFNPVKTGMYALAYARQLQPFPVPLGTDKEKTLFEHVMGTSKIGPLLAQGKSPQEIVDSYAEALGKFTELRKSFLIYGDAPFIPTEAIHSQPGATLPPGTTAPAPEPGTVQPPGTTAPVPQPGMAQPPGTTAPSPQPGTAQPPGTMAPAPQPGTSQPPGTITPAPKPGTAQPPGTTAPSPKPGTAQPPGTTAPAPKPGTAQPPGATAPAPKPPVAPAPKPGEKIAYLTFDDGPSPVTPHVLDTLKKYQVKATFFIVGRHVPGNEAILKRAVAEGHAIGGHTYSHDYQVVYKSTEAFFADLEKGNQLIEKAIGTKPVLFRYPGGSTNTVSLKYQDPKRYNKQKTVMSAIKAEANKKGYIFIDWNVTNGDARSNQYTAQQALANIKQQVKSQKEIVVLMHDASTKTPTAQALPEVITFLKSKGYRFEVISPDRPTVSNVK
- a CDS encoding acyl-CoA synthetase, with the translated sequence MIEAQRARRNTLGDILRRSRMRYPDKIALQFEEEVLTYSELDQLVNQAAHTFLANGLQKGERVAVLSRNSMDFVILNFALAKAGLIMVPINFMLNTSDVAFILGHAEVSACFVAPEFLAVAQEAIGQADLSPKLLSLVSRPAKPEGEWVPFRTLIQDASTDEPEQELSDDDVAHILYTSGTESRPKGVMLTHGSILSEYVSTIIDGNMSHDDVAIHALPLFHSAQLHCFLGPYIYLGGTGIILEQATPGLMLEMVETHKATQLFCPPTVWIALLRSPDFASRNLSSLQKCYYGAAIMPVEVLKELGTRLPNAQFYNFYGQTEVAPLATVLSPKDQIRKAGSAGKPALNVETKIVDDEGVEVPRGCIGEIVHRTSHAMIGYFRDEEKTRAAFQGGWFHSGDLGIMDEEGYITVVDRKKDMIKSGGENVASREVEELIYQHPKVSEVAVIGVPHPYWIEAVTAVVVPKAGETLTSEELLAFCKERLASFKAPKYVFITDTLPRNPSGKILKRELRLRYDTLPTS
- a CDS encoding aldehyde dehydrogenase family protein, producing MKRACYIGGKWVPMAEHAPLYSPCTGQAIAHVPQADAQAVERAIAAAEEATTVMRRMPAYQRAAILEKIALLLDERMEEAARIVALEAGKPIRTARGEVIRTVQTYRFAAGEAKRLHGETIPLDAAIGGEGRLAYTVREPLGVVGAITPFPFPLNLVAHKVGPALAAGNAVVLKPASQTPLSALLLAELAEQAGLPPGALNVVTGSAAVVGEKLVTDPRVRALSFTGSPAVGIDIRNRAGLKKVILELGANSAVIVDSDAQLDEVVPRCLFGAFAYSGQVCTSVQRIYVAEGLYDEFVSRFVAQTKALCGGDSLDEHADFSAMIHPRQTERVLEWIGEALQQGARLACGGEVVERMLLPTVLTHVPHTAKICCEEVLGPVVLINPVASLQEAIRLVNDSRYGLQAGVYTNNLRAALEAADELRVGGVIINDIPTFRADHMPYGGVKESGLGREGVKYATDELSELKLVVVKR
- a CDS encoding peptidase codes for the protein MANWQALIREQLEKDREASVKLLQEWVQSPSVQGAEESIQKSIAELLAKMGLDVDLWVMAGEELVSHPYFVSPRQTFEGSPNVVGVWKGAGDGRSLILNGHVDVVPAGDYAQWSDDPFSGKVADGKLYGRGATDMKGGNLSSLLAISVLQKLGVRLKGDVIYQSVVEEESGGAGTLATILRGYKADAALIPEPTNMKIFPKQQGSMWFRLTVKGRSAHGGTRYEGVSAIEKSMLVVQAIGRLEKERNDRLDDPLYAKLPIPIPINIGVIEGGKWPSSVADLVKLEGRMGVAPGEQMDDAKAEMETALQRLAEVDPWFAEQPVELEWYGARWVPGDVAQDHPLMEILQDKFAAVTGERAIVEASPWGTDGGLLTALADTPAIVVGPGVTQVAHYRDEYIVLDDVFRCAEIFALTMLDWCGVAEGPAK
- a CDS encoding 3-oxoacid CoA-transferase subunit B, translating into MGVGEVKETESYRERIARRAAMEVEDGMIINLGIGIPTLVADFIPANKRVMFHAENGILGTGPSPAKGEENAMLCNAGGFPVTLAAGASFFDSATAFAIIRRGLLDMTILGVLEVSQNGDIANWIVPGKRVPGMGGAMELAQKAKKVMVVTTHLDKNGRSKIVRECSLPLTASKAADWIITDMAVMEVKPDGLYLREVMYPYSVADVIGATEAELKVEGEVGVFR
- a CDS encoding 3-oxoacid CoA-transferase subunit A; this translates as MTNRFDKVVTVQEALSHFRDGMTLLAGGFGGVGNPPTLIQGILDLGVRDLTLISNDTAFPHIGIGKLVTERRVKKVIASHIGSNPNAGAQMTAGELEVEFCPQGILAERVRAGGVGLGGILSDVGIGTIAEKGKQKVVLDGKEYLLETPLTAEVAIVHAKKADRFGNLVYDTSARNFNPLVAMAGDITIVEADEIVEVGELDPEEIVTPGVFVNYIVQSEGVNWQWAWEK